Within Deltaproteobacteria bacterium, the genomic segment GTTCGCCGACCGCGATCGGCATCTCGCTGACCGCGACTTCATGAGGGTCGATGTGCGCGAATTGTTTGCCGCTCGGAGGGCGGAGCAGCTGCACGGATTCATTCATATGGATCGTGCCGCCGGCGAATATCCCAATGTTCCCAGCGGCACCGACACAGAGTATGTTGCCGCTGCGGATCGCGATGGCAATCTAGTCTCGTTCATCCAAAGCAACTTCATGGGTTTCGGTTCCGGTGTGGTCGAGCCGGAGACTGGCATAATCTTGCAGAATCGCGGCCACCTGTTTTCACTCGATGAAAATCATCCCAACTGCATTGGCCCGCATAAGCGTTGCGTGCACACGCTGATGCCCGGCATGATTTTAAAGAATGGCAAGCCGTACGCTGCGCTCGGCTTGAAAGGCGGCCATGTGCAACCGCAGGTGCAGGTGCAATTGATTTCCAACTTGATCGATCACGGCATGACGCCGCAGCAGGCGATTTCCGCCGCGCGCTTTAATCATATCGATGGATTTAAAGTTGGGCTGGAGCCGGAAGTTCCGCCGAGCGTGAAAGAAGAATTGACACGCCGCGGCCATCAAGTTGTTGGCGGCAATCCGGAGAGCTTCGGCGGCGCGCATATGATTCTCGTTCACCCCGAGTCCGGCGCTTTCGTCGGCGGCTCCGACCCGCGCAAGGGCGGCTGCGCTCTGGGATTCTGATTTGGACCCTCACCCCAACTCTCTCCCATCGGAATGGGCGAGGGAGTAATGAAGGACGCCACCACAATCGAAGGCGCATTGATCTTTTCCCTCGCCCACGAAGTGGGAGAGGGCTAGGGTGAGGGCGATTCACTGGCTTTCACACTCGAAATCACATATCACCACTGACAGGAATTCACTCGAGGAGTTTTTCTTATGGGCTACTACAAAGATTTGCGCGAACATATAGCGGCGCTCGATAAGGCTGGGCTGCTGGTCAAAATCGACGAGCAGATCAACAAGGACACGGAACTCATGCCGCTGGTGCGCTGGCAATTTCGCGGGCTGGCGGAGGAAGAGCGGCGCGCGTTCATGTTTACCAACGTGATCGACGCCAAGGGGCGCAAGTACGATATTCCCGTGGTCGTCGGCACCCTGGCGGCGACGCGGCAAATATACGGTTTCGGTTTGCAATGCGCGCCGGAAGAAATCGTCGATCGCTGGAATCACGCGCAGTCAAATCCGATCCCGCCGAAGATTGTCGAAAAGGCGCCAGTGCATGAAGAGATTCACATCGGCGATTCGCTGATGGAGCATGGCGCCTTGGGTGAATTCCCCGTGCCGATTTCCACTCCGGGTTACGATTGCGGGCCTTTCACCACGGCCTCCCATTGGTTCACCAAAGATCCCGAGACCGGGCTGATCAATGTCGGCAATTATCGCGGCCATATCAAAAGCCCGACGCGCACCGGCGTGTTTCTGAGCTCGAGCAATCACGGCGGATATCATTGGCGCAAGTGCAAAGAGCGCGGCATTCCACTGCAAGCCGCGCTGGTGATCGGCGCGCCGCCCTGCGTCGCCTACACCGCGCCGTCGCGGATTCCTTTCAGTGTGAGTGAGCTCGACGTCGCCGGCGGTTTGGCCGGCGCGGCCATCGAAGTGGTGAAATGCAAAACCAATGACATTCTCGTCCCAGCCCATGCCGAGATCGTCATCGAGGGCGAAATCTCCACCGAGTTTCTCGAGCCCGAAGCGCCGTTCGGCGAATCCACCGGATACATCGCCGAGAAATTATTGAATCCTTACTTCGACGTGAAGTGCATCACGCATCGGAAAAATCCGATCCTGGCGACGATCATCAGCCAGATGCCGCCGAGCGAGTCGAGCGTCATGCGCCAAGTTGCCGCCGAGGGAAACTATCTGCGTTTCCTGCGCGATCAGTGCAACATTCCCGGCATTATCGAAGTCGCCTTTCACAGCATCGCCGTGCGCCAGATCTGCGTCATCAAGATGAAGAAGATCAATCAAGCTCACGTCTGGCAGGCGCTGCACAGCATGGTCGGCTACAATCCCGCCACCGGCAAGATGGTCATCGCCGTCGATGAGGATATCAATCCGCGCAAT encodes:
- a CDS encoding UbiD family decarboxylase; translation: MGYYKDLREHIAALDKAGLLVKIDEQINKDTELMPLVRWQFRGLAEEERRAFMFTNVIDAKGRKYDIPVVVGTLAATRQIYGFGLQCAPEEIVDRWNHAQSNPIPPKIVEKAPVHEEIHIGDSLMEHGALGEFPVPISTPGYDCGPFTTASHWFTKDPETGLINVGNYRGHIKSPTRTGVFLSSSNHGGYHWRKCKERGIPLQAALVIGAPPCVAYTAPSRIPFSVSELDVAGGLAGAAIEVVKCKTNDILVPAHAEIVIEGEISTEFLEPEAPFGESTGYIAEKLLNPYFDVKCITHRKNPILATIISQMPPSESSVMRQVAAEGNYLRFLRDQCNIPGIIEVAFHSIAVRQICVIKMKKINQAHVWQALHSMVGYNPATGKMVIAVDEDINPRNLDSLFWAMAFRMQPHRDVLIIRNRTPQMDPSVFPPGHEQGLSVDEIAGSSAMLMDATRKWAYPPVSLPKKEYMERAKVLWERLELPKLKPQDPWHGYDLGLWSDEDEADAQAAVKGDHYATGEKRAQQRVRVTKL